Within the Pseudoxanthomonas sp. YR558 genome, the region GGTTTCTACGAGACCACGCTCGCGGCGGTGAAGGCCGGCACGATCAGCCAGGAACGGCTGGACGAGGCGGTGCGTCGCATCCTGCGGGTGAAGTTCCGCCTGGGTCTGTTCGAGGCGGGCAAGCCGTCGACGCGCGCGGTGGGTGGGCAGTTCGCACTGCTCGGTTCGGCGGAACACCGCGACGTCGCACGCCAGGCCGTGCGCGAATCGCTGGTGCTGCTGAAGAACGCCGGTGGCGTGCTGCCGTTGGCGCCGAAGCAGCGCATCCTGGTCGCCGGCGACGGCGCGAACGATGTCGGCAAGCAGGCCGGCGGCTGGACGCTCAACTGGCAGGGCACGGGCACCACGCGCAAGGACTTCCCGAACGCGGACTCGATCTACGAAGGCATCGCGCAGCAGGCGAAGGCGGCGGGGGGCGAGGCGATCCTCGCCATCGACGGCAAGTACACGCAGAAGCCCGACGTGGCGGTGGTCGTGTTCGGCGAGAACCCGTACGCGGAGTTCCAGGGCGACCTGCAGACGCTGTTGTACAAGCCGGGCGACGACGCGGACCTGGCGTTGATCAAGCGGCTGAAGGCCGAGGGTATTCCGGTGGTGGCGGTGTTCCTAAGCGGGCGCCCGCTGTGGATGAACCGCGAGATCAACGCGGCCGATGCGTTCGTGGCAGCGTGGTTGCCGGGTTCGGAAGGCGCGGGCATCGCCGACGTGCTGTTGCGCAAGGCTGACGGTGGCGTGCAGCACGACTTCAAGGGCAAGCTGAGCTTCAGCTGGCCGCGCACGGCCACGCAGTACGCCAACAACGTGGGACAGGAAGGCTACGACCCGCTGTTCGCGTTCGGCTTCGGCCTGACCTACGCCGACAAGGGCGACCTGGCCGCGTTGCCGGAAGACTCCGGCGTGAGCGGCGACGAAGGGGCGACCGGTGTGTTCTTCGCGCGCGGCGATGCCGGTTCCGGCATGGCGTTGCGGCTCGAAGGCGTGGATGGGCAGGGCGTGACGGTCACCAAGGTGCCGGAAGCGCTCGACGGCGAGCTGTTGAAGGTCACCGGCGTGGATCATCAGGCACAGGAGGACGCGCGCCGTCTGGCCTGGTCGGGCAAGGGCGAGGCGGTCGCGGCGTTGCAGTCGCACACGGCGCTCGACCTGCAGCGCGAAAGCAACGGCGACGTGATGCTGTTGACCACGTTGCGCGTGGATGCCGCGCCCAGCGGCGACGCCTGGTTGTCGGTCGGCTGCGGCACCGGATGCACCGCGCGCGTGGCGCTCGCACCGACGCTGGCGAAATTGCCCGCCGGCCAGTGGACGCGCGTCGGCGTGCCGCTGAAGTGCCTGGCCAAGGCGGGTGCCGATGTCGCCAAGCTGGATCGTCCGTGGTCCGTCGGTACCGCGGGGACGATGACGATTTCGGTGTCGCGCGTGGCGCTGGGCGCGCTGGACCAGGCGGAACAGACCGTGGACTGCGCACGCTGACCACGATGGGTGATCCGGGCGCACGTGCGTCCGGATCTCCTGCGATGGCGAACGAACGGGGAAGGGGAGCGGGATGACACTGTCGGGACTGGATATCGCCATCGTGCTGGCCTACCTGGCCGGCATCTTCGTGCTTGCGCAATGGGTGTCGCGCGAGAAGGCCGGGCACACCAAGGACGCGAAGGACTACTTCCTCGCCAGCAAGTCGTTGCCGTGGTGGGCCATCGGCGCGTCGCTGATCGCGGCCAACATCTCGGCCGAACAGATCATCGGCATGTCCGGTTCCGGCTACGCCATCGGCCTGGCCATCGCGTCGTACGAATGGATGGCGGCGGCCACGCTGCTGATCGTCGGCAAGTGGTTCCTGCCGGTATTCCTCCGCAACGGCATCTACACGATGCCGCAGTTCCTCGAGCAGCGGTACGGCACGCGCATCCGCACGTTGATGGCCGTGTTCTGGCTGGGGCTGTACGTGTTCGTCAACGTCACCTCGATCCTGTGGCTGGGCGCCATCGCGGTGTCGCAGGTCACCGGCATGGACCAGATGCTGGCGGTGGTGCTGATCGGCGTGTTCGCGCTGCTGTACCAGCTCTACGGTGGGTTGAAGGCGGTCGCGCTGACCGACATCGTGCAGGTATCGCTGCTGGTGCTGGGCGGCCTGCTGGTCGCGGGCCTCACGCTCAACGAGCTGGGCGAGGGCGCGGGTGTCGTCGCCGGCTTCCACAAGCTCTGGGCCGCGCAACCGGGCCATTTCGAGATGATCCTCGACAAGGACAACCCGTTCTACAAGGACCTGCCGGGCCTCAGCGTGCTGATCGGCGGCATGTGGATCATGAACATCAGCTACTGGGGCTTCAACCAGTACATCATCCAGCGCGCGCTCGCGGCGAAGGACATCGGCGAGGCGCAGAAGGGTGTGTTGTTCGCCGCCTTCCTCAAGCTCCTGATGCCGGTGATCGTCGTGCTGCCCGGCATCGCCGCGGTGATGCTGGCGCCGGGCCTGGACAAGCCCGACCAGGCCTATCCGACGATGATGCGGCTGCTGCCAACCGGCATCCTCGGCCTGGTGTTCGCCGCATTGGTGGCGGCGATCGTCGCGTCGCTGGCATCGAAGATCAATTCCGTGGCGACGATCTTCACCCTGGATTTCTACGCCAAGGGCAAACGCCAGCACAGCGAGGCCACGCTGGTGCGCGTGGGCCGCATCGCCGCGGTCGTGACCGTCGTGCTCGGCATCCTCGCGGCCAAACCGCTCCTCGGCAGCTTCGACCAGGCGTTCCAGTACATCCAGGAATACACCGGCTTCTTCACCCCGGGCATCGTGGTGATCTTCGTGCTGGGCCTGTTCTGGAAGCGCGCCAACGAGGCCGGCGCGCTGGCGGCGGCGATCGGTTCGTTCGCGCTGTCCATCGTGCTGAAGCTGGCATGGCCGGCACTGCCCTTCATCGATCGCGTCGGCCT harbors:
- a CDS encoding exo 1,3/1,4-beta-D-glucan glucohydrolase, coding for MKTMTPRTSLARTGALVTALMLALVACKGDDKAAAPATAADANPWPQVAWPLAEDAALEKRITDLIATMTVEEKVGQLVQGDIASITPDDVRKYRLGSILAGGNSDPGGRYDASPAEWLALADAFYDASMDTSQGGKAIPVIFGIDAVHGQSNIVGATLFPHNIGLGATRNPELLRRIGEVTALETRTTGMEWAFAPTVAVPQDDRWGRSYEGYSESPEIVASYAGAMVEGLQGKVGTPGFLDGRHVIASVKHFLGDGGTTNGKDQGDTKISEADLVRIHGAGYPPAIAAGAQTVMASFNSVNGEKMHGNKPYLTDALKGRMQFGGFVVGDWNGHGQVKGCTNTDCPATINAGLDMAMASDSWKGFYETTLAAVKAGTISQERLDEAVRRILRVKFRLGLFEAGKPSTRAVGGQFALLGSAEHRDVARQAVRESLVLLKNAGGVLPLAPKQRILVAGDGANDVGKQAGGWTLNWQGTGTTRKDFPNADSIYEGIAQQAKAAGGEAILAIDGKYTQKPDVAVVVFGENPYAEFQGDLQTLLYKPGDDADLALIKRLKAEGIPVVAVFLSGRPLWMNREINAADAFVAAWLPGSEGAGIADVLLRKADGGVQHDFKGKLSFSWPRTATQYANNVGQEGYDPLFAFGFGLTYADKGDLAALPEDSGVSGDEGATGVFFARGDAGSGMALRLEGVDGQGVTVTKVPEALDGELLKVTGVDHQAQEDARRLAWSGKGEAVAALQSHTALDLQRESNGDVMLLTTLRVDAAPSGDAWLSVGCGTGCTARVALAPTLAKLPAGQWTRVGVPLKCLAKAGADVAKLDRPWSVGTAGTMTISVSRVALGALDQAEQTVDCAR
- a CDS encoding sodium/sugar symporter, with translation MTLSGLDIAIVLAYLAGIFVLAQWVSREKAGHTKDAKDYFLASKSLPWWAIGASLIAANISAEQIIGMSGSGYAIGLAIASYEWMAAATLLIVGKWFLPVFLRNGIYTMPQFLEQRYGTRIRTLMAVFWLGLYVFVNVTSILWLGAIAVSQVTGMDQMLAVVLIGVFALLYQLYGGLKAVALTDIVQVSLLVLGGLLVAGLTLNELGEGAGVVAGFHKLWAAQPGHFEMILDKDNPFYKDLPGLSVLIGGMWIMNISYWGFNQYIIQRALAAKDIGEAQKGVLFAAFLKLLMPVIVVLPGIAAVMLAPGLDKPDQAYPTMMRLLPTGILGLVFAALVAAIVASLASKINSVATIFTLDFYAKGKRQHSEATLVRVGRIAAVVTVVLGILAAKPLLGSFDQAFQYIQEYTGFFTPGIVVIFVLGLFWKRANEAGALAAAIGSFALSIVLKLAWPALPFIDRVGLVFLLALALAVVVSLATPHAPEKDIIQTRDVDYRTSGVFNIGAVAVLAILTALYAVFW